A genomic stretch from Salvelinus namaycush isolate Seneca chromosome 25, SaNama_1.0, whole genome shotgun sequence includes:
- the LOC120020168 gene encoding methyl-CpG-binding domain protein 3-like, producing MERKSDPGKRFLSKPQLARYLGNTMEVHAIDPRAGRMLTNKLHRNRHKHRYDNNNHQIKVKPDLNTTLPVRQTASIFKQPVTKVTNHPSNKVKTDPHKAVDQPRQLFWERKLSGLSAFDIAEELVKTMDLPKGLQGVGPVCSDKTLLSAIASALHTSPTPVTGQLTAAVEKNPGVWLNTTQPLCKAFMVTDDDIRKQEDLVHSVRRRLEEALMADMLAHIEASTNEADTDALKEEQAEQDDKEDV from the exons ATGGAGAGGAAAAG TGACCCTGGAAAGAGATTCCTCAGCAAGCCCCAGCTAGCTCGTTACCTGGGCAACACCATGGAGGTGCACGCCATTGACCCCCGTGCAGGAAGGATGCTAACGAACAAACTGCACAGGAACAGGCACAAGCATcgctatgacaacaacaaccatCAGATCAAG GTCAAGCCAGACCTGAACACGACACTACCAGTCCGACAGACAGCATCCATCTTTAAACAGCCTGTCACCAAGGTGACCAATCACCCTAGCAACAAAGTGAAGACAGACCCCCACAAGGCTGTCGACCAACCAAGACAG CTGTTTTGGGAGAGGAAGCTGAGTGGTCTGAGTGCATTTGACATTGCAGAGGAGCTGGTCAAGACCATGGACCTTCCCAAGGGCCTACAGG GTGTTGGGCCTGTGTGTTCAGACAAGACCCTGCTCTCTGCCATTGCCAGCGCCCTGCACACCAGCCCCACACCCGTCACTGGTCAGCTGACCGCAGCCGTGGAGAAGAACCCTGGGGTATGGCTCAACACCACCCAGCCACTCTGCAAGGCCTTCATGGTTACCGATGACGACATCAG GAAGCAAGAGGACCTGGTccacagtgtgaggaggaggctGGAGGAAGCTCTGATGGCGGACATGTTGGCTCACATAGAGGCCTCCACCAACGAGGCAGACACAGACGCTCTGAAGGAGGAGCAAGCCGAGCAGGATGACAAGGAGGACGTATAG